GAATGCGACAAGCAAAAGTAAAGATTATTGAAAGCATGCCACAACTCGGCGGTCAACTATCAGCCTTGTATCCCGAGAAGTATATTTATGATGTGGCAGGGTTCCCTAAAGTAAAGGCCCAAGATCTCGTTGATGGACTTGCTAAACAAGCGCAGCAATTCAACCCTAACATTGTGTTAAGCCAATCGGTAACGAATGTGGAAAAACAAGAAGATGAGACATTTAAGATTAAAACAGATAAAGAAGAACATTATTCAAAAGCCATTATTATAACAGCAGGCGTAGGCGCATTCCAACCTCGTCGCTTAGAAGTAGAAGGTGCGACTGAATATGAAGGCAAAAATCTTCATTACTTCATTAATGATTTAACAAGCTTCACAGGTAAGCGTGTATTGATTTGTGGAGGCGGAGATTCAGCTCTGGACTGGTCACTTATGCTCGAACCTTTAGCAAAAGAAGTGACGTTGATCCACCGTAGAGACAAATTTCGCGCTCATGAACATAGTGTAGAATTATTAAACAACTCCTCCGTCAAAGTCATGACTCCTTTTGGCATTAAAGAATTACATGGCGACGGAGAAGCGATCCATCAAGTCACTCTTCAAGAAGTCAAAGGCGAACGAGAAGAGACGTTAGATGTCGACGCCGTAATCGTAAACTTTGGTTTCGTCTCCTCACTTGGACCAATTAAGCAATGGGGTCTTGAGATTGAGAAAAATTCGATCGTCGTCAATTCAAAAATGGAAACCAATATTAAAGGCATCTATTCTGCCGGAGATGTTTGTACGTATGACGGCAAAGTAAAGTTGATTGCAACTGGATTTGGTGAAGCACCGACGGCTGTCAACAATGCTAAAGCCTATATTGATCCCAATGCAAAGGTCCACCCTGGTCATAGCACAAGCTTGTTTTAATCGACGCAAAAAATTATTAAAGTAAAGATGAAATTTTCAACATCCTAATAAGGTGAATAGCGGATTGTATTGCATTTGTGCGAAAACCAGATGAGAATGATAGAAAAGATCCTAACTGGAAGAAACTAAAAAAATACGCTCTGAGTATTTCACTCAGAGCGTATTTCTATTGCTAATTACAATGTTTTTACCTTACTCATTCGGTTTGTACTTAAAAACCAAACCCACTATCCTAAGCGGCTAAGGCTTTTCATTTAGCAATCTTCAGGTGTTCCAGCATTCGCTGCTGTTCTAAATGAAGATCCGCATCCACATGATGCAATCGCATTCGGGTTATCAATTGTGAACCCGCCACCCATCATGTTCTGCTTATAATCAATCACGACACCCTTGATAATCCCTACACTCTCACTATCAATTAAGATAGGGAGTCCGTTGATCTCAAGTAAGGTATCTTCTTCTGTCTTCTCGGTATCAAAACCCATTCCATAGGACAAGCCGCTACAGCCGCCGCCTTTAACTCCAACACGAAGCTTCAGACCTTCTTGATCTTCTGCTTTCATCATTTCTTTAATTTGGCTTACTGCCGCTTCCGTTAACGTAATCATTTAATCACCCCTATTAACGATTGCCTTCAGTATACCTTTTGTTCCCTTGAACCTCAAGAGACAAGTACTGACCCTTCTGTCAAAAGAAAGAAGCTGTCCTCTCGGTAGACTGATTATTTGAATCATGGAAAAACATCGCCACGTTATGCGCCCGGTCCAGTTCTTGACTATAATCTAAGACGAGAGGGTGAGACATGCCGTATTTTTTTGCTGCATTCATCATCTTCTCACGTAATTTTTCAATTTTTTCAAGACATGCTTCATACGTCATTAATGTGTTCATCGTCATTCACCCCTCAAGTTATGGTTATTCTTCAATAGATGTTCGTACATCCGCATCTGTATATTACTTACAGTTTAATCAAATTATGATTTGAAATCAACTACTAATCAACTAAATATAGACTATTTTCAATGTTTTTTACATTTTCGCTACTAGATATTCAATCTCCTTCTTTTTTTCCAAAAAGGTGCACTTTGTTTTCATTATCTTTATCTGATAGTATAATAGTGATTATCATAGTATCTATTTAAGAATCGTTATAGCATAAGACTGTATTTCTTTAGTTAGAGTTACGAAAAAAAATGCACTTTACGTCTATAGTTAGACGGAATGGAGGATAAGGGATATGACAACAATCCTTACTGATACAAAATTACAAGATATTGCAAGAAAAGTCCAAAATGGGGATCGCCTAACAATAGAAGACGGTCTTTATTTATATGACTCACCAGACCTTCTAGGAATTGCTCAACTAGCCAATCAAGTGAACTACCGTAAAAATGGAGACAATGTCTATTTCATTCAAAATATGTACATTAACCCGACCAATGTATGTGAAGCAAACTGTGGCTTCTGCGGCTTTAAGCGTAAGCCGGGTGAAGAAGGTGCTTACACGATGGATAGTGAAGCTCTTCTTAAATATGTAGAAGAGCGTTGGAATGATAACATCCGCGAATTTCATATCGTAGGTGGTCACAATCATGAGGTACCATTTGATTATTACCTCGATACCATTCGCACATTAAAAAAACATTATCCTCAAGTAACGGTAAAAGCCTACACGGGAGCAGAAATTGAATTTTTCGCCCGTATTTCTGGTTTAACAATGAAAGAGGTTCTTCAAGAATTGATTAAAGCTGGATTGGACACACTTCCTGGTGGCGGAGCGGAGATCTTAACCGAACGCTACCGTCTTAAGATGAGCCCAGATAAGGCTTCAACTGATCAATGGCTAGAAGCGCATGAAATCGCTCATAATCTTGGACTAAAAACGCATGCTACGATGTTGTATGGTTCAATCGAAACAAAAGAAGAACGATTGATTCACATGGATCGTCTCCGTCAGCTTCAAGATCGTACGAATGGGTTCATGGTGTTTATCCCACTCGCTATGCAGCCGCGTAGCATCAATGCAGGCTTAAAACGTCGAACCACTGCTTATGATGATATGAGAACACTTGCCATTAGTCGTTTAATGCTTGATAATTTCGATCACATTAAAGCCTACTGGATTAACATCGGTGTTCAACTAACACAAATGGCTTTAACATTCGGCTCAAGTGATATTCATGGTACATTGATTGAAGAACGCATTTCTCACTCTGTCGGTGCTCTAACATCACAAGGTATTACTCGCGATGAACTTATTCACTTAATCAAAAGTGCAAATAAGATCCCCGTTGAGCGTGACACATTCTATAACACGATTAAAACATACTAATCAAGCATACAAACAAGAGCCGCAACTTCTATACAAGAAGCTGCGGCTCTTTTCTTATCAATGAAAGATTTGCTTGATCGATCGCTTCAATACATCTGCTGAAGCATCGAATTGCTTTTGCTCTTTTTCTGTTAAGTTTAATTCAAGTACTTCACGGATCCCATTTGAATTGATAACCGCCGGCACACCAATACACACATCATCATGCCCATACTGCCCTTCAAGAAGTGCGGATACTGGTAAAATTGAATTTTCATTTTTCGTGATCGCTTTCGTAATACGTGCTAGCCCCATCGCGATCCCGTAATACGTCGATCCTTTTTTCTGGATAATATCATAGGCAGCATCACGAACGCCGACAAAGATTTTCTCTAACTCTTTATCCGAAGGTTTTCTAGCATCTCGGTAATCAGCTAATGGTTTTCCACCAATGGTCGCATGACTGTAGACAGGAAGAGAAGAATCTCCATGTTCCCCTAATATGTATGCATGAACATTTCGGGCATCGACTTCAAATCGATCAGCAAGGGCGTAACGAAATCTCGCTGTATCTAATACTGTACCAGACCCAATCACACGATGAGATGGTAGTCCAGAATACTTCCACGTCGCATAAGTTAGCACATCAACTGGATTTGTTGCGATTAAAAACATCCCTTTAAAACCAGATTTCATCACTGATTCTGTAATGTTTTTAAAGATTTTTGCATTTCTTTCAAGGAGGTCAAGCCGCGTCTCCCCAGGTCCTTGATTTGACCCTGCACAGTTAACGACTAAATCGGCATCCTTACAATCTTCGTATGTTCCCGCCCAAATATTCATCGGGGAAGAAAACGGAATGCCGTGAAGAAGGTCGATTGCATCACCTGCAGCTTTGTCATGGTTAAGATCAATAATGACAAGATCCCTGACAAAACCTTGGTTTAATAAAGAAAAGGCATAACTTGAGCCAACAGAACCTGCACCAATCAAGACGACTTTCATGCTTTTCAATTCACTAATCATCCATTACCCTCCTAGTCGAATATCCAAATCACTTCTACACCTATAAGTGTATGCAAATCTAGCGCTTAATTCCAGTTAAATTCCAAATAATTCATAAAAAAGAGCTGGAACAAAAGTGTCTTAACCATAAAAAATCCGAACAACTGATAGATCGTGCAAATAAACCGCTCCTGAAATATACTCCGCTTTCCGCGGGAAGCTGGTGAGCCTCCTCGTGCTCCGCACTGTGGGGTCTCACCGTTGCTTTACATCCCGCAGGAGGTCTACGTATATTTCATCCGCTAAATTTGTGCTCTATTCGGATTCTAAGTTAAACACTTTTTCTATGTCCCAGCCTCTTCTCGGCTTATTTTCGTTCAAATACCCCTTCACAAATGACTTCTGCAGCTCCTGTCATTAGTACATCGCCTGCTTCATTCCATTCTATTTCGAGGTCGCCTCCTAATAAATGAACAACAACCTTCTCTCCTTTTTTCGAGTGATCATTTAAGATGGCTGCTACAACAGCGGCACATGCGCCTGTTCCACAAGCTTGGGTAATACCAGAACCTCGTTCCCACACTCTAAAATGAAGCTCATTTTCACTAACCACTTCGACAAATTCGACGTTTATCCACTCAGGGAAACGTGGATCTTTCTCGATAAAAGGACCTAATCGATCAACTGGCGCTGTCGTAATATCCTTAACAAAGAAGACTCCGTGCGGGTTACCCATCGATACAGCGGTTAAAAATAGCTCTTCTTCATTGATTTGGAAAGACTCGTTTACAACTTCAATACTCGCGGGTCCAATCATAGGCAGACTTTGGCGCGATAGATGAGGTTGTCCCATGTTCACTGTGACGGTATGAACGCGTTCGTCTTCTGTGTGAACGGTTGCTTCTACCAGTCCGCCTAGTGTCTCAATTTGAAAGGTCTTTTCGTCCACGTACTTATGCTCGTATGCAAATTTCGCGACACAACGAAGACCATTTCCACAATTTTTTGCTTCTGAACCGTCATTATTAAACACACGCATTTTTACAGCAGCTTTTTCAGATGGACAGATTAAAATCATCCCGTCTGAACCAATCCCTTTATTCTTATCTGCGACCTCAATCGCAAGTGGGCCTAAATCTTCTTCTTTTAATGATTGTTGAAAGAGATCAACATAAATGTAACTATTACCAAGTCCATGCATTTTAGTGAATTTCATTTTCATCCTCACTTCCTTAAACGTTCATTGGCCCAAAAATAATCTTCGTCGGCTTCAAGTATCGTAATCTTATTGTTGCAACAAGGCATAATCAACGCCGTCTTTACTCCATCTTTCGCCCTGTTAAAATCTCTTTCCTTCATATGAGTAAGTACTTGCTCCTCGTCACAAAAAGGGCATGTACTAATATAAATGTCATCGTATTGTCTCTCATAAGGCAATGTGTTTTGAAATGGGATCACATCCACTCTCAATCCCCCCTCTTCTAAATTCTCGCAAGAAAAGGCTGTCTCATTGAAAGGTATTGAATCCTTAGGAGATATACATATCTTCTAGGTTTAGCCCTTTGAGAAAGCCTTTTGCTATTAAAACATTGGATTTTCTTCTAAGTAGGTGTAAATATTTTCAACGAGTTCTTCGTTTGTTTCACCAGCTATATATTCACCATTCACAAGGGCAAACGGAGTGACTGCACAACTTCCACAATTCCCTAGACAACCATACTCAATAATGTCTAGGTTTGGATCACGTTCAAGTTCTTCCATCGCCTTTTGCGAACCACTTGCAAGGTTACTTAAACAAAATTCAATAATCGGACGCATAGCTTTCACCTCAAATTTCTTGTCTTTAATCCTACTCGCCCTCTTGCAAGAAGTCAATAAAATCAGTGATTTCCTCGAGTACAATTCATCAAAAATAGACGCTTGCTCTACTCTTAAAAAATTCACAAATTTGTTGTTATTTTCTGTATAACTCGTTATAATCAAAACTGACCGTGGTCATTTTTAAGGAGCGACGACATGAGCGAGAAAGCAAAGAAAGAACAAACAAAAAAGAGGATTGAACACGCAGCTAGACAGCTTTTCGTTGAGAAAGGCTTCTCTCACACGACTGTTCAAGAAATTACGAAAGCTGCAAATGTCGCAAAAGGCACGTTCTTTAATTATTTTCCTACAAAAGAATCCATTATGCAATCGCTTGCATTTGAACGCATCGAAGCGGCTCTTCCTTATGTTGAGCAAGATCATTTAAAGAATCTTCCTCTGATCGTCCGAATCCGTTCTTATTTACAGTTCATTTTAAGTGATTACGATATTCATCCTAGATTGACGATCCAAATATGGAAACATGTGATTGAAGAAGACCAAGCACTCCTTCCTCATTGGGAAACCCTACTGATCGATGCCAAGCAAAGAGACGATATTCAATCATCCGTTGCACTTACGACTTGGAGTCACATTATTAATAGTCATGTATCTTACGGTTTACAAACATTTGCACATGAACCGACAAAGGCTCAGTTGCTTACAAAAGTCATGGCTTTGATCCATGCAAGCTTAGAAGCAATCACGGAACAAAGGAGACATTCACATATGAAAAAACTTGTCCTTTTAGGTGCTGGTTATGGGAATATGCGCATTTTACAGCGTTTACTACCTAATGACCTTCCAGAAGATGTTGAAATTACTTTAATTGACCGACTTCCTTATCATTGTTTAAAGACTGAATACTATGCTCTTGCTGCCGGAACAGTAGCTGATCACCATTTACGTGTCCAATTTCCAGAAGATTCTCGTCTAACGATTAAGTATGAAACCGTTTCAGACATTCATTTAAACGAACGCACAGTCGAACTTAGCAATGGTGAATTCGTTCCCTATGACTCATTAATTATTGGGCTAGGTTGCGAAGATAAGTACCACGGTGTTCCAGGAGCCAATGAACATACATATGGGGTTCAAACAATGGGCGCGACACGACGTACGTACGAAGCATTAAACAACGTCCGTCCAGAAGGTGTCGTTTCGATTGTTGGTGCAGGGCTTAGTGGCGTAGAACTCGCGAGTGAACTTCGTGAAAGCCGACCAGACCTTTCGATTAAATTATTTGACCGAGGCGAGATCATCTTATCCATGTTCCCTCTTCGCTTAAGTACGTATGTTCAAAATTGGTTTATCGACCATGGGGTAGAAGTAATCAACAAATCAAACATTACCAAAGTTGACGAAGATTCACTTTACAACCATGATGAACGCATCGAAAGTGATGCAATCATCTGGACAGCAGGTATTCAACCTGTCGAAGTCGTTCGTAATCTTGATGTTGAAAAAGATAAACAAGGGCGTGTTCTATTAACTCCGCAACATTTCTTACCATCAGATGAGAATATCTTTGTTGTCGGTGACTGTGCGAGCCTTCCCCATGCCCCAAGTGCTCAACTTGCGGAAGGCCAAGCCGAGCAGATTGTAACGATCCTTAAAAAACAATGGAACAACGAACCCCTTCCAGAAGAATTACCACGCATCAAACTAAAAGGCGTGCTCGGCTCCCTTGGTAAAAAACACGGCTTCGGCCTAATGGGTGAACGCACCCTCCTAGGCCGCGTCCCACGCGTACTAAAAAGCGGCGTACTATGGATGTACAAACACCACTCAGGGAATTAGAAAAGCGGAGGTTGCCCGCTTAGAGGCGTGATGCAAATGTTCTGGCAGATTAAAAGCGCTCTTGGCTTTTACATCTGGCAGGTTATTTGACCACGAGCCTCTGGCAACCGCAGCTAGACAAGAAAAGCGGAGGCGACTGTTCTGGGTAGCGGGAAAACTAGGGGGAGCGATAAGAAGTCGCTTTTTGACTTCGTTCGATTCACCGGTTTTCCCCGCAACCCAAGGAGCCGCAGCTAGACAAAGAAAGGTGGAAGGGCTCGTTTAGTGGCGTATGAAATGGAGGGAGCGACTGTTTTTCCATTTATTTGCTGCATTTGCGCGAAAACCTGCTTGTTTTGCGCGTAAATGACGCCATTTCGCTCGAAACCGTAAAGATTTCGCGCGGAAACGGGTACAATTCGCGCGAAACCTGCTTACGAGCCCTACCAAGAGCAGAATTCCAGCCCCGTCTCGATCAAGAAGCCGTTAGCTACGATGCTAACGGCTTCTTTTTATGATTTTATCGCTTCGATTTTCTCATAAATGGCTTTTAATCTCGGATTTCCTTCTGCTATGACTTCTCCATCTAACACAATCAACGGATAAAAATATTCATCATCGAGAATAGCTTGGATATACGCGTGATGATGATCTGGATTCACACCATGTATGTCTACATATTCAACACTAATTGCCTCTTGTGGATATTTTCTATTAAGCGCTGCTTCGAGCCATTCTTTCGTTTCGTAGGCTGTCGGTAAGTTAATACAGCTTGCGCACTTTTCCTCAGCCCCATATACAACGAGTGTAATCTCCTTCATTCTGACACCTCACCTCTTCTAACAAAAGCATATCGAACTAACCATTAGGAAAGCAATGGTTATTTTAAAGAGTATCCTCCATCGGCAATTAGATTATGACCGGTTACATAAGAGGCGTCTTTTGAAGCTAAAAAATAAACAATGCCTGCTATTTCTTCTGGGCTTGCACTACTTCCTCTTGGATGTTTTGAACTCGCTTTTAAAAAAGCTTCCTCTCCTCCGTATAACCAATGAGCCAACGGGGTATCCACAGGACCAGGAGAAATCGAGTTGATTCGGATCTTTTGCTTTGCATACCGAACTGCCATCGTTTTTGTTAAGGAGACAAGCGCTGCTTTTGAGGCACTGTATGCTGCTAAGGCTGGAGGGAAGTTCGTCACACCAGCTGCTGCGGCGATGTTAATAATCGAAGCGCCCGTTTTATAATTCATGCTCCGCAACCCATGTTTCATCATAAAAAAAGCTGCCTTTACATTCGTTTGAAAGACATCATCCCATTCCATCTCTTCAATTCGTTGAATATTCCCTACTCCAGGCCTCGCTATGCCCGCGTTATTAACTAGGCTATCAATACGTGAAAACGTCATGGCCAATTCTTTATAGAGAGCTTCCACTTCTTGTTCTGACGCGACATTCGCTTGAAAAAAATCGACGTTCCCTCTATAGCCTAACGAGTCAATTTCTTTTATTAACTGAGTGCCCTTCTGTTGATTTCTTCCGACGGCAATAACATGATCACCTTCTTTAGCAAATCGATGAACTGTTGACTTTCCGATACCTGACGTTGCACCGGTAATAATCACCGTCCTCATTACCCTCACCCCTTACCACACCTTATAACTGTACATTTATTATACATAATATATACAAATTTTGCACGGGTTTGATTTTCACAAAAAATAAGCCAATTCAACAAAAGAAATCGCCCACTTTTCAAACATCGTAGCAGATTCATGGATTTTTTTTGCGTTGGCTATTATAATATAAGTAGAAAGGGGTTGTTAATAATGACAACAAGTACTGAAATGTTAGAGCAAGTACAGGAAGTATTAGATAAGCTTCGTCCTTTCTTGCTTCGTGATGGCGGAGATGTTGAGCTTGTAGAGATCGAGGATGGTATCGTTAAGGTTCGTCTTCTAGGAGCATGTGGCTCTTGCCCAAGTTCAACCATTACGCTTAAAGCAGGAATTGAACGCGCATTACTTGAAGAAGTTCCTGGCGTAAAAGAAATAGAGCAAGTATTTTAATAGCACAAAATAGTATTTGCCCCGCAGATACTACCCATAACAAAACACCCGCGTTCATTGACGCGGGTGTTTTTCTTTATGTTCACATTAAGTATTGATCAAAGGAAGCCTCTGCTTCGTCATAGGAAGCAAAAATCGCATCATCATCTTCAATTGGATGATAATAGTCAAATAAAACAAGCGACATCTGTCCTGGGTTCATTGGATCGAATGCAATGGTTGCTTCTTGGATCGCAGAAACAGTCGGTGTGTGCGGATTACGATAAATCACATACACCTGCTGACCTTCTTGTAGCTCATTCACATCAAGCATTGTCGGACACTCCTTTTTTCCTTAATGATACTGGTTTGCCCGACTTTTTCTGTTCTATTCACTAAACGATCTACGCTTCTTTTAAAAAGCTAGGTTCACGTACTTGTATTCCATGCTTAGCAGGCGGAAGAACACTGACTTCAAATTCAGGGAAAAATCGCTGTAATACATTTTGGACACTGGGACCTTCATGAAGTGGAGCTAAACAGAAAACAGTCGGCCCAGCACCACTTAACGCTGCCCCGTAGGCTTTTGTTTCAGTCTTGACGACACGAATGACCTCATCTAAATGTGGCACGAGTTCTTGACGATATGGATGATGAAACACATCAGCACTCATCATCTCACCAGCAGCTTGATAATTTCGTTGCAAAAGCGCTGAAACTAGAACATTTGCCACACTACTTCCTCTCACAGCCTCTTTAAAAGGGAGCGATTCAGGTAAAACCCCTCTTGCTTTTTTCGTTAGCAATTCATGTTTTGGTACAACGATAACGAGGTCTACTTCGGGAACGCCCCCATATAACACATGGGTGGACTCCTCTGTGTGCGTTCCTACAACTAACCCGCCGTAAATAGAAGCAGCGACATTATCAGGATGACCTTCCCATAGACTCGCTAACCGAACTTTTTCTTCAACAGATAAACGATTTCCCATTTGTTGATTAGCTAATTCGATTCCGGCTACAATTGCAGCTGCACTACTTCCTAACCCTCGTGTTAGTGGAATATCACTCGTCATCTCCACTTCACATGGAGCAAGTGTCTCCTCATACGTATCGGCGACATGACGAGCTACTTTATAAATTAAGTTTTGCTCGTCTGTTGGCACATCGGCTAAGTCAGGTGACGATGATGTGAATAACCATTTCTCCGCAGGCTTCACAATGAGTGTCAAATAGCGATCGACAGCAAGACCTACAGAATCGAAGCCCGGTCCAAGATTTGCTGTACTCCCTGGCACCGTGATCATTACAGGCTCTTGATTCACGATGTAACGCCTCCCTTAATATGGGTTAAGAATACATCTTTGTCATTAGGAAGAACGACGGGTTTTACAGCGACCGTATCCATGGCTGTTGCAGGATCCTTTAAGCCATTGCCAGTGAGAACACAGACAATCTTCGCTCCCTTCTTCAATTGTCCTGATGCTAATTGTTTTTTCACTCCTGCAAGAGAGGCACAAGAAGCAGGCTCTGCAAAAACACCTTCACGTTGAGCGAGCAACTGATATGCTTCTAGGATTTCATCATCAGTCACATAGTCAATCGCTCCGTTTGAATCATTCGCTGCGGTTACTGCTTGAGACCAGCTTGCTGGGTTGCCGATACGAATCGCAGTAGCTACCGTTTCCGGTTCTTCAATGACTTCATTCCGGACAATTGCAGCTGCCCCTTCCGCCTCAAATCCACGCATCTCAGGAAGTCCTGTTCCTTTTTTCTCGTTGTATTCAACAAACCCTTTCCAATACGCTGTAATATTGCCCGCATTGCCAACAGGAATCGCTAACACATCTGGAGCTTGACCAAGTGCGTCACATACTTCAAATGCAGCTGTTTTTTGGCCCTCAATTCGATAGGGATTGACTGAGTTTACTAATGTGACAGGCTCCGTTTCACTAATTGTGCGCACAATTTCTAATGCATGATCGAAATTCCCTTTGATCTCAATGACCTCAGCTCCGTACATAACGGCTTGAGCTAGCTTACCAAGGGCGATTTTCCCCTCTGGAATAACGACAATACACCTCATGCCAGCACGAGCACCATACGCAGCGGCAGCCGCTGATGTATTACCAGTCGATGCGCATATAATCGTATCGCTCCCAGCCTCTTTCGCTTTAGCGACCGCCATCACCATGCCTCGATCTTTAAAAGAACCTGTGGGGTTAGCCCCTTCTACTTTCACATAAAGTTCAACGCCCCATTCTTTTGATAGGCTTTCGAGTGGAATCAATGGCGTATTTCCTTCTCGTAGTGATAATAAAGGTGTTTGATCATTTACCGGCAAGAATTCTTTGTACTCTTCCAGTAACCCTCTCCATTGACTCATTTTATTGTCCTCCTTCAACTCGGTAGCTGCTTTCTACATTCTCTACTACATCAAGAGCTTCAAGTCGCTTATATAGTTGTTCATAGTTTTCTTTACTTGTATGATGAGTGATCACAATGACTTCAGCCGCCTCTACGCCCTCAATTGGCAATTGTAAAAGCTTTTCAAAACTCACTTCATGTTCGGCAAACAGTGATGTGATCGCTTGGAATGTCC
Above is a genomic segment from Bacillus sp. FJAT-45037 containing:
- the thrC gene encoding threonine synthase, whose product is MSQWRGLLEEYKEFLPVNDQTPLLSLREGNTPLIPLESLSKEWGVELYVKVEGANPTGSFKDRGMVMAVAKAKEAGSDTIICASTGNTSAAAAAYGARAGMRCIVVIPEGKIALGKLAQAVMYGAEVIEIKGNFDHALEIVRTISETEPVTLVNSVNPYRIEGQKTAAFEVCDALGQAPDVLAIPVGNAGNITAYWKGFVEYNEKKGTGLPEMRGFEAEGAAAIVRNEVIEEPETVATAIRIGNPASWSQAVTAANDSNGAIDYVTDDEILEAYQLLAQREGVFAEPASCASLAGVKKQLASGQLKKGAKIVCVLTGNGLKDPATAMDTVAVKPVVLPNDKDVFLTHIKGGVTS